A portion of the Parasedimentitalea marina genome contains these proteins:
- a CDS encoding 5-deoxy-glucuronate isomerase: MHIAPHDNKNRPIVDVDNPTVPLNYFNIVKLTKGQAFEYQVPGYETCVAPATGTVDVDVEGVSYANLGTRTIDVWDGEPEGVYAPVGAKVTLVCVSDRAEVFIAGARYDTVLDPFEVRAEAIDLVQYGSDDTKTHRKIKHILGQKQHDKVGRLLVSELFTVGQGGWSGFPSHKHDTDRLPLETRHDETYNFRFRPNYGSGLQMLQREDNTPGEAYHIMDGSTIMLDSGYHPCAVLPGYEMYYFTILGGLSQRSLVQYFQPTHAEQINTIPGIKDMIAKFK; encoded by the coding sequence ATGCACATCGCCCCCCATGACAATAAAAACAGGCCCATTGTGGACGTGGACAACCCGACCGTTCCGCTGAACTACTTCAACATCGTCAAGCTGACCAAAGGCCAGGCCTTTGAGTATCAGGTGCCGGGCTATGAGACCTGCGTGGCGCCCGCCACCGGCACGGTGGATGTGGATGTCGAAGGTGTCAGCTATGCCAATCTGGGCACCCGGACGATTGATGTCTGGGATGGCGAGCCCGAGGGCGTCTATGCGCCCGTGGGCGCCAAAGTGACCCTGGTCTGTGTCTCGGACAGGGCCGAGGTGTTTATTGCCGGGGCCCGTTATGACACCGTTCTGGACCCGTTTGAGGTGCGCGCCGAGGCCATCGATCTGGTGCAATATGGCAGCGATGACACCAAAACGCACCGCAAGATCAAACACATCCTGGGCCAAAAACAGCACGATAAGGTGGGGCGCCTGCTGGTCAGCGAGCTGTTCACGGTGGGGCAGGGCGGCTGGTCCGGCTTTCCCTCGCACAAGCACGACACCGATCGTTTGCCCCTCGAGACCCGCCACGACGAGACCTACAACTTCCGCTTTCGTCCCAACTATGGCTCGGGTCTGCAGATGCTGCAGCGCGAGGACAACACCCCGGGCGAGGCCTATCACATCATGGATGGCTCAACCATCATGCTCGACAGCGGCTACCACCCCTGCGCCGTCCTGCCCGGATACGAGATGTATTACTTCACAATCCTCGGCGGCCTCAGCCAACGCTCCCTGGTACAATACTTCCAACCAACACACGCAGAACAAATCAACACCATCCCAGGCATCAAAGACATGATCGCAAAGTTCAAATGA
- a CDS encoding Gfo/Idh/MocA family protein: MSDTKPIRLGMVGGGNDAFIGAVHRIASRIDGAFQLTAGALSSTPEKSMASGAVLGLDPARTYTDFEAMALAEARLKDGIEAVAIVTPNHMHYPVARAFLKCGIHVICDKPLTSTLEDAQKLVAAAEDSDALFILTHNYTGYPMVRQAREMIGNGDLGDIRVVQAEYSQDWLTEPQDNKQAEWRTDPARSGAGGSVGDIGTHAFNLLSFVTGLETEALSADLQSFVPGRQLDDNAHIMLRFAGGARGMLWSSQVAPGNENGLRLRIYGSKGGIEWEQEEPNKLWFTPFGEPKRLITRGGAGAGAAANRISRTPGGHPEGYLEGFANIYAEAALAIRARQTNTPLPPEVVFPSVQDGLIGVQFIQACVTSSNKNSAWTSL, encoded by the coding sequence ATGAGCGATACCAAACCTATTCGCCTTGGCATGGTCGGGGGCGGTAATGACGCCTTTATCGGTGCGGTCCACCGTATTGCCTCGCGGATCGATGGCGCCTTTCAACTGACGGCTGGGGCCTTGTCCTCGACACCAGAGAAATCGATGGCCTCGGGGGCTGTGCTGGGTCTTGACCCGGCGCGCACCTATACAGATTTTGAAGCGATGGCCCTTGCCGAGGCGCGCCTGAAAGATGGTATCGAGGCGGTGGCGATTGTGACGCCCAATCACATGCATTACCCAGTGGCGCGCGCGTTCTTGAAGTGTGGCATTCACGTTATTTGTGACAAACCACTGACCTCCACTCTTGAGGATGCCCAGAAGCTGGTCGCGGCGGCCGAAGACTCGGATGCGCTGTTCATCCTGACCCACAACTACACCGGCTACCCAATGGTGCGCCAGGCGCGTGAGATGATCGGCAATGGCGATCTGGGTGACATCCGAGTGGTGCAGGCTGAATACTCACAAGACTGGCTGACCGAGCCGCAGGATAACAAGCAGGCAGAATGGCGCACCGATCCGGCACGCTCTGGGGCAGGCGGATCCGTTGGCGACATCGGCACCCATGCTTTTAATTTGCTCAGCTTTGTCACCGGGTTGGAAACCGAAGCCCTGTCAGCAGATTTGCAGAGCTTTGTGCCCGGACGTCAGCTGGATGACAACGCCCATATCATGCTGCGGTTTGCCGGTGGGGCGCGTGGAATGCTGTGGTCCAGTCAGGTGGCGCCCGGCAATGAAAATGGCCTGCGCTTGCGGATCTACGGCTCCAAAGGTGGGATTGAGTGGGAGCAGGAAGAGCCGAACAAGCTATGGTTCACCCCATTTGGCGAGCCAAAGCGCCTGATTACCCGGGGTGGTGCTGGCGCAGGAGCAGCCGCAAACCGCATCAGCCGTACTCCCGGCGGTCACCCCGAAGGGTATCTTGAGGGCTTTGCCAATATATACGCCGAAGCGGCACTGGCAATTCGCGCCAGACAGACCAACACGCCATTGCCGCCCGAAGTGGTGTTCCCAAGTGTTCAGGATGGTTTGATCGGTGTGCAGTTTATTCAGGCCTGTGTAACGTCATCCAACAAAAATTCGGCTTGGACCTCCCTGTAG
- a CDS encoding substrate-binding domain-containing protein, whose amino-acid sequence MKTLKTLSALALTSVMALAVGAASAETIKIGVSYPTPTHAWAAGMNWHAEQAEKRLEALYPDVDLILVNSSDPNAQASALEDLVSVQGIDALVVLPFESEPLTDPVLNVKKSGALITVVDRGLSQPGIEDIYVAGNNPELGRVSAVYMKGRLESGDNIVVLRGIPTLIDNERFDAFMAEIEGSGINVLDHKHANWNRDDGFEVMQDFLSRFPDIDAVWAQDDDIAIGVVAALKQAGRDGDGMFVVGGAGMKETIKSIMDGDTLIPVDVLYPPSMIATAMDVTVAAFKSNGPVAGRYILGATLITPENAASFYFPDSPF is encoded by the coding sequence ATGAAGACTTTGAAAACCCTAAGCGCGCTGGCTTTGACCAGTGTCATGGCCCTGGCCGTCGGCGCTGCCAGCGCCGAGACAATTAAAATCGGTGTCAGCTATCCAACCCCAACCCATGCCTGGGCAGCTGGTATGAACTGGCACGCCGAGCAGGCCGAAAAACGGCTTGAGGCTCTGTATCCGGATGTGGACCTGATCCTGGTCAACTCATCCGATCCCAACGCCCAGGCCTCGGCGCTGGAAGATCTGGTTTCTGTTCAGGGCATCGACGCCTTGGTGGTGTTGCCATTTGAATCCGAGCCGCTGACCGATCCGGTTCTGAACGTCAAGAAATCCGGTGCGCTGATCACGGTTGTTGATCGCGGTCTTAGCCAACCGGGTATCGAAGATATCTATGTGGCGGGCAACAATCCGGAACTGGGCCGGGTGTCTGCGGTTTACATGAAGGGCCGTCTGGAATCCGGCGACAACATCGTTGTGCTGCGCGGCATCCCAACCCTGATCGACAACGAGCGTTTCGATGCCTTTATGGCCGAAATCGAAGGCTCGGGCATCAATGTTCTGGACCACAAGCACGCCAACTGGAACCGCGATGATGGCTTCGAGGTCATGCAGGACTTCCTAAGCCGGTTCCCTGATATTGATGCGGTTTGGGCGCAGGACGATGACATCGCCATTGGTGTAGTTGCCGCCCTGAAACAGGCTGGCCGTGACGGTGACGGCATGTTTGTTGTTGGCGGTGCCGGCATGAAGGAAACCATCAAGTCGATCATGGACGGCGACACGCTGATCCCGGTTGACGTTCTGTATCCGCCATCAATGATTGCGACAGCAATGGATGTAACGGTTGCTGCTTTCAAATCTAATGGTCCGGTGGCTGGCCGCTACATTCTGGGTGCGACTTTGATCACCCCGGAAAATGCGGCAAGCTTTTACTTCCCTGACTCTCCGTTCTAA
- a CDS encoding sugar ABC transporter ATP-binding protein — MTYRREGGMMFDEARETAPVLKADHISKSFGSVPVLFSVSMDIHPGEVHALIGENGAGKSTLMKILSGFHAPTSGRILFDNHEVALPPDGEAEKLGIVLIHQELNLAEQMTVEENIFLGRELTHRGMLQRDKMRQMVSGYLQDIGVDISPSVRISDLSIAEKQMVEVAKAISRNARVLIMDEPTAVLTEAETELFFRQVERLKSKGVAIVFVSHKLSEVKQIADRVTILRDGQWIGSQVAEALTPDAMAQMMVGRELSDLYPPMHEADVDAVRVLEVRDLCASGVRNVSFDLRKGEILGFSGLIGSGRTAVFEAVCGLKSISSGQVLVDGVETRFDTVATARDAGLAYLTKDRKAKGLLLDKQMQPNLTLFALPKFIRRFGLDAAAEEKALERAIRRFDIRTRDANINVGDMSGGNQQKLLLAKVMESEPRIVIIDEPTRGIDVGTKQQIYHFIAALAAEGVSVVIISSEMPEVIGISHRVVVMREGQVMGVLTGDDINENEIVRYAAGLKRESKG; from the coding sequence ATGACATATCGGCGAGAGGGGGGGATGATGTTCGACGAGGCACGTGAAACTGCGCCAGTTCTAAAAGCGGATCATATTAGCAAGTCTTTTGGATCTGTGCCTGTGCTGTTCAGCGTCAGCATGGATATTCATCCGGGCGAAGTTCACGCGTTGATTGGCGAGAATGGCGCTGGAAAATCCACCTTAATGAAGATCCTGTCTGGGTTCCACGCGCCAACATCGGGGCGTATTCTGTTTGACAATCACGAGGTCGCGCTGCCGCCGGATGGCGAGGCCGAGAAACTGGGGATTGTGTTGATTCACCAGGAGTTGAATCTGGCCGAGCAGATGACGGTTGAGGAAAATATCTTTCTGGGCCGCGAACTGACTCATCGTGGAATGTTGCAGCGCGATAAGATGCGCCAGATGGTCTCGGGGTATCTGCAGGATATCGGCGTTGATATCTCACCTTCGGTTCGGATCTCGGATCTGTCCATCGCTGAAAAGCAGATGGTCGAAGTGGCCAAGGCGATCAGCCGCAACGCCCGTGTCCTGATCATGGATGAACCAACAGCAGTGCTGACCGAGGCAGAAACCGAGCTGTTTTTCCGTCAGGTTGAGCGGCTAAAATCCAAAGGTGTGGCGATTGTTTTTGTGTCGCATAAGCTGTCCGAAGTGAAGCAGATCGCCGACCGCGTCACCATCCTGCGCGATGGCCAGTGGATCGGCTCTCAAGTTGCCGAGGCGCTGACGCCGGATGCAATGGCGCAGATGATGGTTGGACGTGAGCTGTCGGATCTGTATCCACCGATGCACGAGGCCGACGTCGATGCGGTGCGTGTGCTTGAGGTTCGCGATCTCTGCGCAAGTGGCGTCCGGAATGTGTCGTTTGATCTTCGCAAAGGCGAAATCCTCGGGTTCTCGGGGCTCATCGGATCGGGGCGTACGGCGGTGTTTGAGGCGGTCTGTGGCCTGAAATCGATCAGTTCGGGGCAGGTTCTGGTGGACGGGGTCGAGACACGGTTTGACACTGTAGCAACGGCGCGCGATGCGGGACTGGCCTATCTGACCAAGGACCGCAAAGCCAAGGGTCTGCTGCTCGACAAACAGATGCAGCCAAATCTTACCTTGTTTGCGCTGCCCAAATTCATCCGCCGTTTTGGGCTAGATGCCGCCGCCGAGGAAAAAGCGCTGGAGCGCGCGATCCGTCGGTTCGACATTCGCACCCGTGACGCAAATATCAATGTTGGCGACATGTCCGGTGGCAACCAGCAAAAATTACTACTGGCCAAGGTGATGGAGAGCGAGCCGCGTATTGTGATCATTGATGAACCGACGCGTGGCATCGATGTGGGCACAAAGCAGCAGATCTATCATTTTATCGCCGCACTGGCCGCCGAGGGCGTGTCGGTGGTGATCATCTCGTCCGAAATGCCCGAAGTCATCGGCATCAGCCACCGTGTGGTGGTGATGCGCGAGGGGCAGGTGATGGGCGTTCTGACCGGTGATGACATTAATGAGAATGAAATCGTGCGCTATGCCGCAGGACTAAAGCGGGAGAGCAAGGGATGA
- a CDS encoding LacI family DNA-binding transcriptional regulator — translation MTEIPERPATIEDVAKLAGVSIATVSRAIRKPEKVAESTRKKVTAAIARTGYIANAMAQNLRMQRSQMVMVLTQSIADPNFPGILIGLEKVANDRGYGVLIGNTEGTISLEENHMRFLASGMVDGLILLTGHLPVAGRPNSPASALPQMVAASCPITRADLPYVGVDDVAASKMATEYLISLGHRNIAYIAGGSSNAVSDLRQDGYCKGLAEAATPLPMWQVDSDGSSEGGRAAVERLFIKDTLPTAFFCYNDDTAIGVISALKLRGYRIPEDFSVIGFDDIPFANNITPALTTIRQPRTQIGELAMEQLLDQLTGKGATTLETLLHGDLVVRESCGPAPHRISDHPNRH, via the coding sequence TTGACCGAAATCCCTGAAAGACCAGCGACTATCGAGGACGTTGCCAAACTGGCGGGCGTCTCTATCGCGACGGTCAGCCGGGCGATTCGTAAGCCCGAGAAAGTCGCTGAAAGCACCCGCAAGAAAGTCACGGCCGCCATTGCGCGCACCGGATACATTGCCAATGCAATGGCCCAGAACCTGCGCATGCAGCGCTCGCAAATGGTGATGGTCCTGACACAATCCATTGCCGATCCCAATTTCCCCGGCATCCTGATCGGGTTGGAAAAGGTGGCCAATGACCGCGGCTATGGGGTTTTGATTGGCAATACCGAAGGCACGATCTCGCTGGAAGAAAACCACATGCGGTTTCTCGCTTCAGGGATGGTGGATGGGTTGATCCTGCTGACCGGTCACCTGCCCGTTGCAGGCAGACCCAACAGCCCGGCTTCCGCCCTTCCGCAGATGGTCGCCGCCAGTTGCCCCATCACTCGCGCAGATCTGCCGTATGTTGGTGTCGATGACGTTGCGGCCTCCAAAATGGCAACTGAGTATCTGATTTCATTGGGCCATCGCAATATCGCGTATATCGCAGGCGGTAGCAGCAATGCGGTGTCAGATCTGCGTCAGGATGGCTATTGCAAAGGCCTTGCCGAGGCGGCAACTCCGCTGCCCATGTGGCAGGTTGATAGTGATGGCTCCAGCGAGGGCGGCCGCGCCGCAGTAGAGCGGCTGTTCATCAAAGACACCCTTCCCACTGCCTTTTTCTGTTACAACGACGACACCGCAATCGGGGTGATCAGCGCGCTTAAACTACGCGGGTACCGCATACCCGAGGATTTCTCGGTGATCGGTTTCGACGACATCCCTTTCGCCAACAACATCACTCCGGCGCTGACCACAATCCGTCAGCCACGCACGCAGATCGGTGAGCTGGCCATGGAGCAATTGCTAGACCAGTTGACAGGTAAAGGCGCAACAACACTCGAAACTTTACTACATGGTGATCTTGTGGTGCGTGAAAGCTGTGGACCGGCGCCGCATCGCATATCCGACCACCCCAACCGGCATTAG
- a CDS encoding response regulator — protein MALNFRLSTLLGVIRMRTYLPTVVTFAAVLVAVVVAEKQNTIIHNQSLRAQVQNEAGLIASRLKGRINADIQLVQGLVAVMSTEPEMDQARFSQLAEQVFGDHKEIRLVAAAPDLVVSLIYPMKGNEAVLGLDYNKNAAQREAAFRVRDSGEMVLAGPVNLIQGGRGFIGRFPLFAGTGPDRRFFGILSAVIDVDALYADTGLTAPETAIELALVGRDGMGAEGGQFYGDSHILEDTPVLVDISFPAGSWQLAARPSEGWSVQPKNLWSLRLTLLVAGALILFPTFLAERLSAARRSAISNLKQSEAELAAQTRRLQIAVQTSQVGIWEYDVESGETVWDQQLRDLYRLPNDFGAIGSTTWQQHLHPDDRKATIEKFDKEIQGGGDLAADFRIVLPDGTIHHIRSAGRRYTDAGGQPKIIGVNWDVSQDVLLRDELLHANKALQHTNGQMHKGQLALEQAHAELQEQQAELHRLSLVAKHASDSIILTDAETRILWVNDAFTKITGFSPEEAIGSTPGDLLNGIKSDSSVFDNISDRLVLGEQISTEILNYTKSGEEIWMNSNLVPVLDDNGKIELIIGIEREITDFKNRQRELAVAKLAAEQADRVKSEFLANMSHEIRTPMNGIIGMASLLAESDLTEDEKLYVDTIQESAGALLKIINDILDLSRLEAERLEIVAADFNLHHCVKSAVNLLRPKADEKGIALTVNYAEGLIKEVRGDDGRLRQILVNLIGNAVKFTEKGGVTIFIGAHSADPYRLLIRIEDSGIGISPEQSQYIFDRFSQADTAITRAFGGTGLGLTISSVLAKRMGGGISMHSELGMGSCFDLCVQMSPATASEIDTDPSNKTSSVMLAESLILMADDNKVNRLLVNKYLIGQPIELVEVVNGREAVNQCKARTPDIVLMDMSMPELDGIAATREIRELNIVQPTIVALTANAFESDRKACMAAGMDQFLSKPISKTDLLDTLATLLAARQKNVSLSTADVAKEPLASGAVE, from the coding sequence ATGGCCCTTAACTTTCGGCTTAGCACTTTGCTTGGCGTCATCCGAATGCGAACTTATCTGCCGACTGTGGTGACTTTTGCTGCTGTTCTGGTGGCCGTGGTCGTGGCCGAAAAGCAAAACACCATAATTCACAATCAGAGCCTTCGGGCACAGGTTCAGAACGAGGCAGGATTGATCGCATCCCGGTTAAAGGGGCGGATAAACGCTGACATTCAGTTGGTCCAGGGCTTGGTCGCTGTGATGTCAACCGAACCGGAAATGGACCAGGCCCGGTTTAGCCAATTGGCTGAGCAAGTGTTTGGCGATCATAAAGAGATTCGCCTTGTGGCAGCGGCCCCGGATCTGGTTGTTTCGCTGATCTACCCGATGAAAGGCAACGAGGCCGTACTTGGGTTAGATTACAACAAGAATGCGGCGCAGCGCGAGGCTGCATTTCGTGTGCGCGACAGCGGTGAAATGGTGCTTGCCGGACCAGTCAATCTAATCCAGGGCGGCCGTGGTTTTATCGGCCGCTTTCCACTCTTTGCCGGAACGGGTCCGGATCGGCGGTTCTTTGGCATCCTGTCGGCCGTCATCGACGTTGATGCGCTGTATGCGGACACCGGTTTGACGGCCCCAGAGACAGCTATTGAACTGGCTCTGGTTGGCCGTGACGGGATGGGGGCCGAGGGGGGGCAGTTTTATGGCGACTCCCATATTCTCGAAGACACCCCCGTTTTGGTTGATATCTCCTTTCCTGCTGGCAGTTGGCAGTTGGCCGCACGACCGTCCGAGGGGTGGTCTGTTCAACCCAAAAACCTGTGGTCGCTACGATTAACCTTGTTGGTCGCGGGTGCCCTAATCCTATTCCCCACATTCTTGGCTGAGCGACTGTCTGCAGCGCGTAGATCGGCAATTTCTAATTTGAAGCAGAGCGAGGCTGAACTGGCAGCGCAGACCCGGCGTCTGCAAATTGCGGTTCAAACATCTCAGGTCGGGATCTGGGAGTATGACGTGGAAAGTGGGGAAACGGTCTGGGATCAGCAGTTGCGCGACCTATATCGATTGCCAAACGATTTTGGCGCAATTGGTTCGACGACATGGCAGCAGCACCTGCATCCTGATGACCGTAAGGCCACTATCGAGAAATTTGACAAAGAAATTCAAGGCGGCGGTGACTTGGCCGCAGATTTTCGCATCGTGCTGCCGGACGGGACGATACACCACATTCGCTCAGCTGGCCGTCGATATACAGACGCCGGTGGTCAGCCAAAGATAATTGGGGTGAACTGGGATGTATCCCAAGACGTTCTGCTGCGAGATGAGTTGTTGCACGCCAACAAAGCCTTACAACATACCAATGGCCAGATGCACAAAGGCCAGTTGGCGCTGGAACAGGCACATGCTGAACTACAGGAACAGCAAGCCGAGCTGCACCGGCTTTCACTTGTGGCCAAACATGCATCCGACAGCATCATTCTGACGGATGCCGAGACGCGAATTCTCTGGGTCAACGATGCGTTTACTAAGATAACGGGTTTTTCCCCAGAAGAAGCGATTGGCTCTACCCCAGGTGATCTGCTCAATGGCATTAAATCGGATTCATCGGTTTTTGACAATATTTCTGACCGCTTAGTCCTTGGCGAACAGATCAGTACTGAGATCTTGAACTACACGAAATCCGGAGAAGAAATCTGGATGAACTCCAATCTCGTTCCGGTTCTAGATGATAACGGAAAGATCGAGCTGATTATCGGAATTGAGCGTGAAATTACTGACTTCAAAAACCGTCAGCGTGAACTGGCTGTAGCCAAACTGGCGGCTGAACAGGCTGATCGCGTCAAGTCAGAATTCCTGGCCAATATGAGCCATGAAATCAGAACCCCGATGAACGGGATAATCGGAATGGCAAGCCTGCTGGCTGAATCCGATTTGACAGAAGACGAAAAACTATATGTGGATACAATTCAGGAATCCGCTGGCGCGTTGTTGAAAATAATCAATGATATCCTGGATTTGTCACGATTGGAGGCTGAAAGGCTGGAAATCGTGGCTGCCGATTTTAATCTGCACCACTGTGTTAAGAGTGCCGTAAATCTGTTGAGACCCAAGGCGGATGAAAAGGGGATTGCCTTGACTGTCAACTATGCTGAAGGTTTGATCAAAGAGGTGCGAGGCGACGACGGCCGATTGCGGCAGATCCTGGTAAACCTCATCGGCAATGCGGTGAAGTTCACAGAAAAAGGTGGCGTGACGATTTTCATTGGTGCCCATAGCGCTGACCCATATCGTTTGTTGATCAGAATTGAGGATTCCGGAATTGGTATCTCTCCGGAACAATCACAGTATATTTTCGACCGGTTTTCGCAGGCGGATACTGCAATCACTCGAGCCTTTGGCGGGACTGGCCTGGGCCTGACCATTTCCAGCGTTTTGGCCAAACGAATGGGCGGCGGCATTTCAATGCATTCAGAACTGGGGATGGGGAGCTGCTTTGATCTTTGTGTTCAAATGTCGCCCGCGACGGCATCTGAAATTGACACTGATCCAAGCAACAAGACATCCTCTGTCATGCTTGCTGAAAGCCTTATTCTAATGGCCGATGACAACAAGGTGAATCGGTTGCTGGTCAATAAATACCTGATTGGGCAACCTATTGAATTGGTTGAGGTTGTGAATGGGCGCGAGGCGGTGAACCAGTGTAAGGCACGTACACCGGATATCGTGTTGATGGACATGTCGATGCCGGAACTGGATGGCATTGCTGCAACCCGAGAGATCCGCGAGCTGAATATTGTGCAGCCAACAATCGTGGCGTTGACAGCCAATGCCTTTGAAAGTGACCGGAAGGCCTGCATGGCCGCTGGAATGGACCAATTTCTGTCCAAACCCATCAGTAAGACCGATCTTCTTGACACACTTGCAACTCTTCTAGCCGCGCGGCAAAAAAACGTGAGCCTATCAACCGCTGATGTTGCCAAGGAACCTTTGGCCTCCGGAGCTGTCGAGTAA
- a CDS encoding ABC transporter permease — MSDVTATTTTKDKRMRFDIKTAGPAIALLLLCIIGFLLNPAFLSEGNLTNLLTRSAFIGIIAVGATFVITAGGIDLSVGSMAAAIAGVMIIIMNSAMETLGPGLATVLLGCGCSILLGLGAGWINGVLTTKGKIEAFIVTLGTMGIYRSLVTYFADGGTLSLDFAIRGVYRPVYYGSVFGLPAPVWVFIVVSICGWLLMNRTAFGRYCTAIGSNESVAKYSAIKVDRIKTMTYVIQGLCVSLATVIYVPRLGSASASTGVMWELEAIAAVIIGGTVLKGGYGRIGGTILGALILTTIGNILNFTDLISNYLNGTMQGLIIIIAVWLQRGDWGKAKANKS, encoded by the coding sequence ATGAGTGACGTGACAGCAACCACCACAACCAAGGACAAACGGATGCGGTTTGACATCAAAACCGCAGGCCCGGCCATTGCACTGCTTTTACTGTGCATTATCGGCTTTCTGCTGAACCCGGCCTTCCTAAGCGAAGGCAACTTGACCAATTTGCTGACCCGATCGGCCTTTATTGGCATCATTGCGGTTGGCGCCACCTTTGTGATCACCGCTGGCGGTATTGATCTGTCGGTGGGGTCCATGGCAGCAGCGATTGCTGGGGTGATGATCATCATCATGAACTCCGCTATGGAAACCCTGGGCCCTGGGCTCGCCACTGTACTGCTCGGCTGTGGTTGTTCCATTCTACTGGGTCTGGGGGCCGGCTGGATAAACGGTGTGCTGACCACCAAGGGCAAGATCGAGGCCTTTATTGTGACCCTGGGCACTATGGGGATCTACCGCTCGTTGGTCACATATTTTGCTGATGGCGGCACTCTGTCGCTCGATTTTGCTATCCGTGGCGTTTATCGGCCGGTCTATTACGGCAGTGTCTTTGGTCTGCCAGCGCCAGTCTGGGTGTTCATCGTGGTGTCGATCTGTGGCTGGCTGCTGATGAACCGCACTGCCTTTGGTCGCTATTGCACCGCAATTGGCTCTAACGAGAGCGTCGCCAAATACTCGGCCATCAAAGTCGACCGGATCAAGACGATGACCTATGTGATCCAGGGTCTTTGCGTGTCACTGGCCACGGTTATCTATGTGCCACGGCTCGGCTCGGCGTCGGCCTCGACCGGGGTGATGTGGGAACTAGAGGCGATTGCCGCCGTGATCATTGGCGGCACCGTGCTAAAGGGCGGCTATGGCCGGATTGGCGGCACCATTCTAGGTGCGCTGATCCTGACCACCATCGGCAATATCCTGAACTTTACCGATCTGATCTCAAATTACCTGAACGGGACAATGCAGGGTCTGATCATCATTATCGCGGTGTGGTTGCAGCGCGGTGACTGGGGCAAAGCAAAAGCCAACAAGAGCTAA
- a CDS encoding sugar phosphate isomerase/epimerase family protein → MKTIKGPALFLAQFADDEAPFNSWADITKWASDCGYKGVQVPSWDARLIDLAKAASSRSYCDELVGVAAENGIEITELSSHLQGQLVAVHPAYDHAFDGFAAEHVRGDPKARQAWAVEQVKLAITASYNLGITEHATFSGALAWPYIYPWPQRPEGLVETAFDELAKRWRPILNHADQMGVDVCYEIHPGEDLHDGATFEMFLERLDNHPRCNMLYDPSHYVLQCLDYLDNIDIYKDRIKMFHVKDAEFNPTGRQGVYSGYQPWEKRAGRFRSLGDGQVDFGAIFSKMAANDFDGWAVVEWECALKHPEDGAREGAQFVKDHIIRVTEHAFDDFAGGGADEVANRKMLGLGD, encoded by the coding sequence ATGAAGACGATCAAAGGACCGGCCCTGTTCCTGGCGCAGTTTGCTGACGATGAGGCCCCGTTCAATTCCTGGGCGGATATCACAAAATGGGCGTCCGATTGCGGCTATAAGGGCGTGCAGGTCCCCAGTTGGGATGCGCGGCTGATTGATTTGGCCAAGGCGGCCAGTTCGCGGTCATATTGTGACGAACTGGTTGGCGTTGCCGCCGAGAACGGTATCGAAATAACGGAACTCTCGTCGCATTTGCAGGGCCAATTGGTGGCAGTGCACCCGGCCTATGATCATGCCTTCGATGGCTTCGCAGCCGAACATGTGCGCGGCGATCCCAAGGCCCGTCAGGCCTGGGCAGTCGAACAGGTGAAACTGGCGATTACGGCCAGCTATAATCTGGGCATCACGGAACACGCGACATTTTCCGGCGCGCTGGCCTGGCCTTATATTTATCCATGGCCACAGCGCCCCGAAGGTCTGGTTGAAACTGCCTTTGATGAATTGGCGAAACGCTGGCGGCCTATCCTAAATCACGCGGATCAGATGGGTGTTGATGTCTGCTATGAAATCCACCCCGGCGAAGATCTGCATGACGGTGCGACATTCGAGATGTTCCTGGAACGGCTGGACAATCACCCGCGCTGCAACATGCTGTATGATCCGTCCCACTATGTGCTGCAGTGTCTGGATTATCTCGACAATATCGACATCTACAAGGACCGGATCAAAATGTTCCACGTCAAAGATGCCGAATTCAATCCAACCGGCCGCCAGGGTGTCTACTCGGGGTACCAACCTTGGGAAAAACGCGCCGGCCGCTTCCGTTCGCTGGGCGATGGTCAGGTGGATTTTGGGGCAATTTTCTCAAAGATGGCGGCCAATGACTTTGATGGCTGGGCCGTGGTGGAGTGGGAATGTGCCTTAAAGCATCCCGAAGATGGGGCCCGCGAAGGCGCGCAATTCGTCAAGGATCATATCATCCGGGTCACCGAACACGCCTTTGATGATTTCGCAGGCGGCGGCGCTGATGAGGTGGCAAACCGTAAAATGCTGGGATTGGGGGACTGA